In Zingiber officinale cultivar Zhangliang chromosome 8B, Zo_v1.1, whole genome shotgun sequence, a single genomic region encodes these proteins:
- the LOC122016822 gene encoding wall-associated receptor kinase-like 6 isoform X3, with the protein MAWAKVLLVVFALGTTWGSVASTGAQQIKTTSTKNRTFTLPSNCPTSCGNISIQYPFGIGDGCYLPGFNLTCRKQNNRTVSAQLFMGDGTLEVTGITLYSGYVSFKLPVISMGVSQSSITTPLIDLKNYHNFNFWATDNYLFVSGCNVNASVVDLANNNTIIYNCSTFCLDVSPDLSPFVIRHQKCRVRIGNELPDRVFLGVRLTRFNQTRLHLTNATPVSAYMSSSIGSLESKLSWYMDDHSSCTEAMNDTGTYACISSNGECTDALSVDRDVTVGYYCRCSGGTEGNPYLTDGCKGSSTDVTVANIYPANNCTRKCGSVDIPFPFGLDNESDCYRDSLFALVCNQTTSPPVLQYQDKNVSKVGVERGELYLMEVRNSSEGLTLTEGHYVYSWLIPHHSCENARMNKSLFACVSEHVECRNLKDSKGDQLGYRCGCEKGYTGNPYIMNGCQDINECDTPEKYICKGICKNTEGSYNCTCQPGTYGDPMIGGCIPYTKKRTVMLALIIAAGNVCLLLLCAMLVILSKIWKKRMQKQIKEKNFHQNHGLLLQQLISTSEHDAERTKLFPLEEIEKATNNFDETRMLGRGGHGVVYKGILTDQRVVAIKKSTNLKKSEIDQFINEVAILSQINHRHIVKLFGCCLETEIPLLIYEFISNGTLSHHLHVPSGQSKLSWDDRLRIATEVACSLAYLHSDVSMSIFHRDVKSSNILLDDNLVAKVSDFGASRFIPLDQNYVVTAVQGTFGYLDPEYYQTSELTEKSDVYSFGVILLELLTGKAPIHKNEHGDEVNLSKQFLQAMRENHALDLVEDHVLKEGKKEELLEIIQMIEMCLRLKGEERPTMKEVEYKLQGLRRIRMMKKRLSSFAEDNETTENNLSDAFDPSTELVDQRNQGTSTSYSSEKDLMYQQPNSPR; encoded by the exons ATGGCGTGGGCGAAAGTGTTACTGGTAGTATTTGCACTCGGTACTACTTGGGGATCTGTGGCTTCAACTGGAGCACAGCAGATCAAAACGACGTCGACTAAAAATCGAACTTTTACACTCCCATCCAACTGTCCAACAAGCTGCGGCAATATCAGCATCCAATACCCTTTCGGCATCGGCGATGGTTGCTACCTTCCCGGTTTCAACCTTACCTGCCGCAAGCAAAACAATCGCACTGTGTCAGCCCAGCTCTTCATGGGTGATGGCACACTCGAGGTTACTGGTATAACTTTATATTCAGGGTACGTGTCCTTCAAATTGCCAGTTATCAGCATGGGCGTCAGCCAGAGTTCCATCACCACCCCACTGATCGATCTGAAAAATTACCACAACTTCAACTTTTGGGCAACAGACAACTATCTGTTTGTTTCTGGTTGCAATGTTAATGCCAGTGTAGTCGATCTCGCCAACAATAACACCATCATATATAATTGCTCTACCTTTTGCTTGGATGTCAGTCCAGATTTGTCGCCCTTCGTGATCCGGCATCAAAAGTGCAGGGTTCGGATTGGAAACGAACTTCCAGACCGTGTCTTCTTAGGAGTTCGTTTAACTCGATTCAATCAGACTCGGTTGCATTTGACTAATGCCACTCCAGTCAGCGCCTACATGAGTTCCTCGATCGGCAGTTTGGAGTCTAAACTGTCTTGGTACATGGACGATCACTCTTCGTGTACAGAGGCAATGAACGATACGGGGACCTATGCTTGCATAAGCAGCAACGGTGAATGCACCGATGCCCTTTCTGTTGACAGGGATGTCACCGTCGGATATTATTGTCGTTGTTCTGGTGGAACTGAAGGCAATCCCTACCTAACTGATGGCTGCAAAG GATCGTCAACAGACGTTACAGTTGCCAATATATATCCAGCCAACAACTGTACGAGAAAATGTGGAAGTGTGGATATACCATTTCCTTTTGGACTTGATAATGAATCGGATTGCTACAGAGATTCATTGTTTGCCCTAGTTTGCAACCAAACAACGAGCCCTCCCGTTCTCCAGTATCAGGACAAAAATGTGAGCAAGGTAGGCGTGGAAAGGGGAGAACTGTATCTTATGGAAGTGAGAAATTCATCGGAAGGCCTTACTCTCACTGAAGGGCATTACGTATACAGTTGGTTGATCCCCCATCATTCCTGCGAGAATGCTAGAATGAATAAGTCGCTCTTTGCATGCGTAAGCGAGCACGTCGAATGCCGCAACTTAAAAGACAGCAAAGGAGATCAATTGGGATACCGTTGCGGGTGTGAGAAAGGTTATACAGGAAATCCGTACATAATGAATGGATGTCAAG ATATCAATGAGTGTGACACTCCTGAGAAATATATCTGCAAGGGGATTTGTAAGAATACAGAGGGCAGTTACAATTGCACGTGTCAACCAGGAACATATGGTGATCCAATGATCGGAGGGTGCATCCCTTATACCAAGAAGAGAACAGTTATGTTAG CTCTCATCATCGCAGCAGGCAATGTGTGCCTACTACTCTTGTGTGCAATGTTGGTCATCCTAAGTAAAATATGGAAGAAAAGAATGCAaaagcaaataaaagaaaagaactttCACCAGAATCATGGTTTATTGTTGCAACAACTGATCTCTACAAGTGAACATGATGCTGAGAGAACTAAATTATTTCCACTGGAAGAGATAGAAAAAGCAACAAACAATTTTGATGAAACTCGCATGCTTGGTCGTGGAGGGCATGGAGTAGTTTACAAAGGAATTTTAACAGATCAACGAGTTGTTGCCATAAAGAAATCCACAAATCTGAAAAAAAGTGAGATAGATCAATTCATAAATGAGGTAGCAATTCTTTCTCAAATTAATCATAGGCACATAGTGAAGCTTTTTGGATGTTGCTTGGAGACTGAAATCCCCTTACTAATCTATGAATTTATTTCAAATGGAACCCTATCACATCATCTTCATGTTCCCAGTGGACAATCTAAATTATCGTGGGATGATCGCTTGAGGATTGCTACAGAAGTTGCATGCTCACTTGCCTACTTACACTCAGACGTTTCTATGTCTATTTTTCATAGAGATGTTAAATCGTCAAATATTCTTTTAGACGATAATTTGGTTGCAAAAGTATCTGATTTTGGAGCTTCAAGATTTATTCCACTTGATCAAAACTATGTAGTCACTGCTGTACAAGGCACCTTTGGATACTTGGATCCTGAATATTATCAAACAAGTGAGTTGACAGAAAAGAGCGACGTATATAGTTTTGGAGTCATTCTCCTAGAACTTTTGACAGGGAAAGCTCCTATTCACAAAAACGAGCATGGCGATGAGGTGAACCTATCAAAGCAGTTTCTTCAAGCAATGAGAGAAAATCATGCTCTTGATCTTGTGGAGGATCATGTTTTGAAAGAAGGAAAGAAAGAGGAGCTTTTGGAAATAATACAAATGATAGAAATGTGCTTGAGGTTGAAGGGAGAGGAGCGGCCTACTATGAAAGAAGTCGAGTACAAATTGCAAGGGCTGAGAAGGATCAGAATGATGAAAAAGAGGCTATCTTCTTTTGCAGAAGACAATGAAACAACTGAGAATAACCTCAGTGATGCATTTGATCCTTCAACAGAATTGGTAGACCAAAGAAATCAAGGTACTTCTACTAGTTACAGCTCAGAGAAAGACCTAATGTACCAACAACCAAACTCACCTAGATGA
- the LOC122016822 gene encoding wall-associated receptor kinase-like 6 isoform X1, with protein MAWAKVLLVVFALGTTWGSVASTGAQQIKTTSTKNRTFTLPSNCPTSCGNISIQYPFGIGDGCYLPGFNLTCRKQNNRTVSAQLFMGDGTLEVTGITLYSGYVSFKLPVISMGVSQSSITTPLIDLKNYHNFNFWATDNYLFVSGCNVNASVVDLANNNTIIYNCSTFCLDVSPDLSPFVIRHQKCRVRIGNELPDRVFLGVRLTRFNQTRLHLTNATPVSAYMSSSIGSLESKLSWYMDDHSSCTEAMNDTGTYACISSNGECTDALSVDRDVTVGYYCRCSGGTEGNPYLTDGCKGSSTDVTVANIYPANNCTRKCGSVDIPFPFGLDNESDCYRDSLFALVCNQTTSPPVLQYQDKNVSKVGVERGELYLMEVRNSSEGLTLTEGHYVYSWLIPHHSCENARMNKSLFACVSEHVECRNLKDSKGDQLGYRCGCEKGYTGNPYIMNGCQDINECDTPEKYICKGICKNTEGSYNCTCQPGTYGDPMIGGCIPYTKKRTVMLALIIAAGNVCLLLLCAMLVILSKIWKKRMQKQIKEKNFHQNHGLLLQQLISTSEHDAERTKLFPLEEIEKATNNFDETRMLGRGGHGVVYKGILTDQRVVAIKKSTNLKKSEIDQFINEVAILSQINHRHIVKLFGCCLETEIPLLIYEFISNGTLSHHLHVPSGQSKLSWDDRLRIATEVACSLAYLHSDVSMSIFHRDVKSSNILLDDNLVAKVSDFGASRFIPLDQNYVVTAVQGTFGYLDPEYYQTSELTEKSDVYSFGVILLELLTGKAPIHKNEHGDEVNLSKQFLQAMRENHALDLVEDHVLKEGKKEELLEIIQMIEMCLRLKGEERPTMKEVEYKLQGLRRIRMMKKRLSSFAEDNETTENNLSDAFDPSTELVDQRNQGIKRQSGVRSSRQHGVPGKGLLYATLLCFARGIL; from the exons ATGGCGTGGGCGAAAGTGTTACTGGTAGTATTTGCACTCGGTACTACTTGGGGATCTGTGGCTTCAACTGGAGCACAGCAGATCAAAACGACGTCGACTAAAAATCGAACTTTTACACTCCCATCCAACTGTCCAACAAGCTGCGGCAATATCAGCATCCAATACCCTTTCGGCATCGGCGATGGTTGCTACCTTCCCGGTTTCAACCTTACCTGCCGCAAGCAAAACAATCGCACTGTGTCAGCCCAGCTCTTCATGGGTGATGGCACACTCGAGGTTACTGGTATAACTTTATATTCAGGGTACGTGTCCTTCAAATTGCCAGTTATCAGCATGGGCGTCAGCCAGAGTTCCATCACCACCCCACTGATCGATCTGAAAAATTACCACAACTTCAACTTTTGGGCAACAGACAACTATCTGTTTGTTTCTGGTTGCAATGTTAATGCCAGTGTAGTCGATCTCGCCAACAATAACACCATCATATATAATTGCTCTACCTTTTGCTTGGATGTCAGTCCAGATTTGTCGCCCTTCGTGATCCGGCATCAAAAGTGCAGGGTTCGGATTGGAAACGAACTTCCAGACCGTGTCTTCTTAGGAGTTCGTTTAACTCGATTCAATCAGACTCGGTTGCATTTGACTAATGCCACTCCAGTCAGCGCCTACATGAGTTCCTCGATCGGCAGTTTGGAGTCTAAACTGTCTTGGTACATGGACGATCACTCTTCGTGTACAGAGGCAATGAACGATACGGGGACCTATGCTTGCATAAGCAGCAACGGTGAATGCACCGATGCCCTTTCTGTTGACAGGGATGTCACCGTCGGATATTATTGTCGTTGTTCTGGTGGAACTGAAGGCAATCCCTACCTAACTGATGGCTGCAAAG GATCGTCAACAGACGTTACAGTTGCCAATATATATCCAGCCAACAACTGTACGAGAAAATGTGGAAGTGTGGATATACCATTTCCTTTTGGACTTGATAATGAATCGGATTGCTACAGAGATTCATTGTTTGCCCTAGTTTGCAACCAAACAACGAGCCCTCCCGTTCTCCAGTATCAGGACAAAAATGTGAGCAAGGTAGGCGTGGAAAGGGGAGAACTGTATCTTATGGAAGTGAGAAATTCATCGGAAGGCCTTACTCTCACTGAAGGGCATTACGTATACAGTTGGTTGATCCCCCATCATTCCTGCGAGAATGCTAGAATGAATAAGTCGCTCTTTGCATGCGTAAGCGAGCACGTCGAATGCCGCAACTTAAAAGACAGCAAAGGAGATCAATTGGGATACCGTTGCGGGTGTGAGAAAGGTTATACAGGAAATCCGTACATAATGAATGGATGTCAAG ATATCAATGAGTGTGACACTCCTGAGAAATATATCTGCAAGGGGATTTGTAAGAATACAGAGGGCAGTTACAATTGCACGTGTCAACCAGGAACATATGGTGATCCAATGATCGGAGGGTGCATCCCTTATACCAAGAAGAGAACAGTTATGTTAG CTCTCATCATCGCAGCAGGCAATGTGTGCCTACTACTCTTGTGTGCAATGTTGGTCATCCTAAGTAAAATATGGAAGAAAAGAATGCAaaagcaaataaaagaaaagaactttCACCAGAATCATGGTTTATTGTTGCAACAACTGATCTCTACAAGTGAACATGATGCTGAGAGAACTAAATTATTTCCACTGGAAGAGATAGAAAAAGCAACAAACAATTTTGATGAAACTCGCATGCTTGGTCGTGGAGGGCATGGAGTAGTTTACAAAGGAATTTTAACAGATCAACGAGTTGTTGCCATAAAGAAATCCACAAATCTGAAAAAAAGTGAGATAGATCAATTCATAAATGAGGTAGCAATTCTTTCTCAAATTAATCATAGGCACATAGTGAAGCTTTTTGGATGTTGCTTGGAGACTGAAATCCCCTTACTAATCTATGAATTTATTTCAAATGGAACCCTATCACATCATCTTCATGTTCCCAGTGGACAATCTAAATTATCGTGGGATGATCGCTTGAGGATTGCTACAGAAGTTGCATGCTCACTTGCCTACTTACACTCAGACGTTTCTATGTCTATTTTTCATAGAGATGTTAAATCGTCAAATATTCTTTTAGACGATAATTTGGTTGCAAAAGTATCTGATTTTGGAGCTTCAAGATTTATTCCACTTGATCAAAACTATGTAGTCACTGCTGTACAAGGCACCTTTGGATACTTGGATCCTGAATATTATCAAACAAGTGAGTTGACAGAAAAGAGCGACGTATATAGTTTTGGAGTCATTCTCCTAGAACTTTTGACAGGGAAAGCTCCTATTCACAAAAACGAGCATGGCGATGAGGTGAACCTATCAAAGCAGTTTCTTCAAGCAATGAGAGAAAATCATGCTCTTGATCTTGTGGAGGATCATGTTTTGAAAGAAGGAAAGAAAGAGGAGCTTTTGGAAATAATACAAATGATAGAAATGTGCTTGAGGTTGAAGGGAGAGGAGCGGCCTACTATGAAAGAAGTCGAGTACAAATTGCAAGGGCTGAGAAGGATCAGAATGATGAAAAAGAGGCTATCTTCTTTTGCAGAAGACAATGAAACAACTGAGAATAACCTCAGTGATGCATTTGATCCTTCAACAGAATTGGTAGACCAAAGAAATCAAG GCATTAAAAGGCAGTCCGGTGTACGAAGCTCCCGCCAACACGGGGTCCCAGGAAAGGGTCTATTGTACGCAACATTACTTTGCTTTGCAAGAGGCATTTTATGA
- the LOC122016822 gene encoding wall-associated receptor kinase-like 6 isoform X2, with amino-acid sequence MAWAKVLLVVFALGTTWGSVASTGAQQIKTTSTKNRTFTLPSNCPTSCGNISIQYPFGIGDGCYLPGFNLTCRKQNNRTVSAQLFMGDGTLEVTGITLYSGYVSFKLPVISMGVSQSSITTPLIDLKNYHNFNFWATDNYLFVSGCNVNASVVDLANNNTIIYNCSTFCLDVSPDLSPFVIRHQKCRVRIGNELPDRVFLGVRLTRFNQTRLHLTNATPVSAYMSSSIGSLESKLSWYMDDHSSCTEAMNDTGTYACISSNGECTDALSVDRDVTVGYYCRCSGGTEGNPYLTDGCKDVTVANIYPANNCTRKCGSVDIPFPFGLDNESDCYRDSLFALVCNQTTSPPVLQYQDKNVSKVGVERGELYLMEVRNSSEGLTLTEGHYVYSWLIPHHSCENARMNKSLFACVSEHVECRNLKDSKGDQLGYRCGCEKGYTGNPYIMNGCQDINECDTPEKYICKGICKNTEGSYNCTCQPGTYGDPMIGGCIPYTKKRTVMLALIIAAGNVCLLLLCAMLVILSKIWKKRMQKQIKEKNFHQNHGLLLQQLISTSEHDAERTKLFPLEEIEKATNNFDETRMLGRGGHGVVYKGILTDQRVVAIKKSTNLKKSEIDQFINEVAILSQINHRHIVKLFGCCLETEIPLLIYEFISNGTLSHHLHVPSGQSKLSWDDRLRIATEVACSLAYLHSDVSMSIFHRDVKSSNILLDDNLVAKVSDFGASRFIPLDQNYVVTAVQGTFGYLDPEYYQTSELTEKSDVYSFGVILLELLTGKAPIHKNEHGDEVNLSKQFLQAMRENHALDLVEDHVLKEGKKEELLEIIQMIEMCLRLKGEERPTMKEVEYKLQGLRRIRMMKKRLSSFAEDNETTENNLSDAFDPSTELVDQRNQGIKRQSGVRSSRQHGVPGKGLLYATLLCFARGIL; translated from the exons ATGGCGTGGGCGAAAGTGTTACTGGTAGTATTTGCACTCGGTACTACTTGGGGATCTGTGGCTTCAACTGGAGCACAGCAGATCAAAACGACGTCGACTAAAAATCGAACTTTTACACTCCCATCCAACTGTCCAACAAGCTGCGGCAATATCAGCATCCAATACCCTTTCGGCATCGGCGATGGTTGCTACCTTCCCGGTTTCAACCTTACCTGCCGCAAGCAAAACAATCGCACTGTGTCAGCCCAGCTCTTCATGGGTGATGGCACACTCGAGGTTACTGGTATAACTTTATATTCAGGGTACGTGTCCTTCAAATTGCCAGTTATCAGCATGGGCGTCAGCCAGAGTTCCATCACCACCCCACTGATCGATCTGAAAAATTACCACAACTTCAACTTTTGGGCAACAGACAACTATCTGTTTGTTTCTGGTTGCAATGTTAATGCCAGTGTAGTCGATCTCGCCAACAATAACACCATCATATATAATTGCTCTACCTTTTGCTTGGATGTCAGTCCAGATTTGTCGCCCTTCGTGATCCGGCATCAAAAGTGCAGGGTTCGGATTGGAAACGAACTTCCAGACCGTGTCTTCTTAGGAGTTCGTTTAACTCGATTCAATCAGACTCGGTTGCATTTGACTAATGCCACTCCAGTCAGCGCCTACATGAGTTCCTCGATCGGCAGTTTGGAGTCTAAACTGTCTTGGTACATGGACGATCACTCTTCGTGTACAGAGGCAATGAACGATACGGGGACCTATGCTTGCATAAGCAGCAACGGTGAATGCACCGATGCCCTTTCTGTTGACAGGGATGTCACCGTCGGATATTATTGTCGTTGTTCTGGTGGAACTGAAGGCAATCCCTACCTAACTGATGGCTGCAAAG ACGTTACAGTTGCCAATATATATCCAGCCAACAACTGTACGAGAAAATGTGGAAGTGTGGATATACCATTTCCTTTTGGACTTGATAATGAATCGGATTGCTACAGAGATTCATTGTTTGCCCTAGTTTGCAACCAAACAACGAGCCCTCCCGTTCTCCAGTATCAGGACAAAAATGTGAGCAAGGTAGGCGTGGAAAGGGGAGAACTGTATCTTATGGAAGTGAGAAATTCATCGGAAGGCCTTACTCTCACTGAAGGGCATTACGTATACAGTTGGTTGATCCCCCATCATTCCTGCGAGAATGCTAGAATGAATAAGTCGCTCTTTGCATGCGTAAGCGAGCACGTCGAATGCCGCAACTTAAAAGACAGCAAAGGAGATCAATTGGGATACCGTTGCGGGTGTGAGAAAGGTTATACAGGAAATCCGTACATAATGAATGGATGTCAAG ATATCAATGAGTGTGACACTCCTGAGAAATATATCTGCAAGGGGATTTGTAAGAATACAGAGGGCAGTTACAATTGCACGTGTCAACCAGGAACATATGGTGATCCAATGATCGGAGGGTGCATCCCTTATACCAAGAAGAGAACAGTTATGTTAG CTCTCATCATCGCAGCAGGCAATGTGTGCCTACTACTCTTGTGTGCAATGTTGGTCATCCTAAGTAAAATATGGAAGAAAAGAATGCAaaagcaaataaaagaaaagaactttCACCAGAATCATGGTTTATTGTTGCAACAACTGATCTCTACAAGTGAACATGATGCTGAGAGAACTAAATTATTTCCACTGGAAGAGATAGAAAAAGCAACAAACAATTTTGATGAAACTCGCATGCTTGGTCGTGGAGGGCATGGAGTAGTTTACAAAGGAATTTTAACAGATCAACGAGTTGTTGCCATAAAGAAATCCACAAATCTGAAAAAAAGTGAGATAGATCAATTCATAAATGAGGTAGCAATTCTTTCTCAAATTAATCATAGGCACATAGTGAAGCTTTTTGGATGTTGCTTGGAGACTGAAATCCCCTTACTAATCTATGAATTTATTTCAAATGGAACCCTATCACATCATCTTCATGTTCCCAGTGGACAATCTAAATTATCGTGGGATGATCGCTTGAGGATTGCTACAGAAGTTGCATGCTCACTTGCCTACTTACACTCAGACGTTTCTATGTCTATTTTTCATAGAGATGTTAAATCGTCAAATATTCTTTTAGACGATAATTTGGTTGCAAAAGTATCTGATTTTGGAGCTTCAAGATTTATTCCACTTGATCAAAACTATGTAGTCACTGCTGTACAAGGCACCTTTGGATACTTGGATCCTGAATATTATCAAACAAGTGAGTTGACAGAAAAGAGCGACGTATATAGTTTTGGAGTCATTCTCCTAGAACTTTTGACAGGGAAAGCTCCTATTCACAAAAACGAGCATGGCGATGAGGTGAACCTATCAAAGCAGTTTCTTCAAGCAATGAGAGAAAATCATGCTCTTGATCTTGTGGAGGATCATGTTTTGAAAGAAGGAAAGAAAGAGGAGCTTTTGGAAATAATACAAATGATAGAAATGTGCTTGAGGTTGAAGGGAGAGGAGCGGCCTACTATGAAAGAAGTCGAGTACAAATTGCAAGGGCTGAGAAGGATCAGAATGATGAAAAAGAGGCTATCTTCTTTTGCAGAAGACAATGAAACAACTGAGAATAACCTCAGTGATGCATTTGATCCTTCAACAGAATTGGTAGACCAAAGAAATCAAG GCATTAAAAGGCAGTCCGGTGTACGAAGCTCCCGCCAACACGGGGTCCCAGGAAAGGGTCTATTGTACGCAACATTACTTTGCTTTGCAAGAGGCATTTTATGA